Proteins encoded by one window of Paenibacillus sp. DCT19:
- a CDS encoding SDR family oxidoreductase codes for MANQDQHTIQDPTTQYPKATPEWKQQQEEPGLQREMTPVPDCGEKTYKGSGKLTGRKAVVTGADSGIGRAAAIAYAREGADVILSYLPEEEADAKEVVQLIEEAGRKAIAVPGDLKDEKYCEKLIETAVKELGGIDILANVAGKQQFVEQIADLTTEQFDATFKTNVYSMFWLCKAAVKHMKPGGSIINTSSIQAYSPSPILLDYATTKASINTFSKALAQQVGSKGIRVNVVAPGPVWTPLQIVGGQPVEKLAEFGNNTPLGRPGQPAEMAPAYVFLASQESSYVNGETLNANGGTVSP; via the coding sequence ATGGCAAACCAAGATCAACACACCATACAAGATCCGACTACACAATATCCGAAAGCTACACCGGAGTGGAAACAGCAGCAGGAAGAGCCGGGATTGCAGCGTGAGATGACTCCTGTTCCGGATTGCGGTGAGAAGACATATAAAGGCAGTGGCAAGCTTACAGGCCGTAAAGCAGTCGTTACTGGTGCGGACAGCGGGATTGGCCGGGCAGCGGCGATTGCATATGCTCGTGAAGGTGCGGATGTCATACTCTCCTATCTGCCAGAGGAAGAAGCGGATGCGAAGGAAGTCGTGCAACTAATCGAGGAAGCTGGCCGCAAAGCTATTGCTGTTCCCGGTGATCTTAAGGATGAGAAATACTGCGAGAAGTTGATTGAAACTGCGGTCAAAGAACTAGGCGGCATAGACATTCTGGCTAACGTGGCAGGGAAGCAGCAGTTTGTCGAGCAGATTGCCGATCTGACAACCGAACAATTCGATGCGACGTTCAAAACGAATGTGTATTCTATGTTCTGGCTCTGTAAAGCAGCCGTGAAACATATGAAGCCAGGTGGTTCAATCATTAATACATCGTCCATCCAAGCCTACAGTCCGTCTCCGATTTTGCTGGACTATGCCACCACGAAGGCTTCGATCAATACCTTCAGTAAAGCACTCGCTCAACAGGTTGGCAGCAAAGGCATTCGTGTGAACGTTGTTGCACCAGGCCCGGTGTGGACACCACTTCAGATTGTCGGTGGACAACCTGTAGAGAAGTTGGCCGAATTCGGGAACAATACACCGCTGGGTCGTCCGGGACAACCTGCAGAGATGGCTCCAGCCTACGTATTTCTGGCGAGTCAGGAATCCAGCTATGTAAACGGAGAGACGTTGAACGCCAATGGCGGTACAGTAAGCCCGTAA
- a CDS encoding M48 family metallopeptidase: MITIEIQGQIITCHIEYGKRKKASITMDLPYMVTIKAPNGTSEEALTALVQQHGEVILTKSALMQQALEGPQAKEYEQEGKGAFLHFGKEYALHELIPVEGLGEEELRATLKKFYFSECKRVIGERIIRYQQELKVKPKSVDIVESATKWGSCSWDKKLTFNYRLAMAPYEVIDYVIIHELCHIHHMNHDRSFWRRVGSIMPDYKSKEDYLMRHGRAMTL, from the coding sequence ATGATTACTATAGAGATTCAGGGACAGATCATTACATGTCATATCGAATATGGCAAACGAAAAAAAGCTTCCATCACGATGGACTTGCCCTACATGGTCACCATTAAGGCACCTAATGGCACCAGTGAAGAGGCGTTAACAGCACTCGTGCAGCAGCACGGAGAGGTCATCCTGACCAAATCGGCGCTCATGCAACAGGCACTGGAAGGCCCTCAGGCTAAGGAGTACGAACAAGAGGGCAAGGGAGCATTTTTACATTTTGGTAAGGAATATGCACTACATGAATTAATCCCTGTCGAGGGATTGGGGGAAGAGGAGCTAAGAGCGACGCTGAAGAAGTTCTACTTTAGTGAATGCAAAAGAGTAATTGGGGAGCGCATCATCCGCTACCAACAGGAGTTGAAGGTGAAGCCGAAGTCTGTAGATATTGTGGAATCTGCCACGAAGTGGGGAAGTTGTAGTTGGGACAAAAAGCTAACCTTTAACTATCGCCTAGCTATGGCACCATATGAGGTCATTGATTATGTCATTATCCATGAGCTCTGCCACATTCATCATATGAATCATGACCGCTCGTTCTGGCGTCGTGTCGGCAGCATTATGCCTGATTACAAATCGAAGGAAGACTACCTGATGAGACATGGACGAGCGATGACGTTGTGA
- a CDS encoding transglutaminase domain-containing protein, giving the protein MKRLFFIMFALTLLLAGCQSNDQESSPSENEPTELQQGSSILSLKEKYGSASDKAMMPMYNVAQDEEFTFKFKADLSQSRLSSDDIISVHTDIKGLTASKVYALPEINGDSVSIKPLGWGVLSSEAMMTTGDSGWGGAPIYYIRLNYDPDAEKLTLLDQPLIIPFTVKSELPVPKLNYVIDKDRRFSLVWDKVEGATQYKIYKRIDRSRIFDPYNLPLQGAEEAYSESTPLVIATTTETTFNDFMKDGQGGLSIHNDMITTHQNFGIQGEYYVTALGEGKESNFSNGVATAPLASQLPSELKEQLYLHTFSSVTLLPQKITVEYNDGTLARETLVYDTANVKISEFNETEIPFHIKGTALKSYVRVENVTQEDLDKLTQQRVADSSNGLVEPKNDTPYVPAPDVPTIINNHETPAVEDSADSSAAATTETNDSTEEVSEEPANESTGDTSNETVAPDTNAETDTQTDSQQNLVDEQKSNTEQNVEQGNQEIVPEPATGDDFINADSALEEVLAKNMIAAQDKISLKAFPEAQNFTTLSDVVLKVMYQNPLILGVEGFEYNYGTLTLSIYYEESAADIQRKQSEIITKAKEVVASIIKQGMSDDEKRKAIYDYLNDNATYDDAALENAEQNNFKQVDAQYNDSFTTYGILVKGVGVCASYASVYKLLSDLSDLESIVVTGTSSGVPHAWNKVKIGNEWLHVDATNNLTNSGIPYFLYNANDETALSQKTVADKDYWLDSELDQFKGESDSNDYYVQNNLEVASISEYKTKAETELKKGETSVILRFASPVNSDELMTAAGEALAAVDESLLNTAQLATLGSYAILESKPEQK; this is encoded by the coding sequence ATGAAACGACTATTTTTCATTATGTTCGCACTCACCCTGCTCCTCGCCGGTTGCCAGAGTAATGATCAGGAGAGCAGCCCATCCGAGAATGAACCGACCGAATTACAGCAAGGCTCCAGCATTTTAAGCTTAAAAGAAAAGTATGGCTCGGCATCCGACAAAGCAATGATGCCCATGTACAACGTAGCACAGGATGAAGAATTTACGTTTAAGTTTAAAGCAGATTTGAGCCAATCAAGACTATCTTCTGATGATATTATTTCTGTACATACTGATATTAAAGGACTTACAGCCAGTAAAGTATATGCTCTTCCTGAGATTAATGGAGACAGCGTATCGATTAAACCACTAGGCTGGGGAGTACTAAGTTCCGAAGCAATGATGACGACTGGAGACAGTGGTTGGGGTGGCGCTCCCATCTATTATATCCGTCTGAACTATGATCCAGATGCGGAAAAGCTTACTTTGCTCGATCAACCACTCATCATTCCTTTTACGGTGAAATCGGAGTTACCTGTTCCTAAACTGAATTATGTTATCGATAAAGATAGACGTTTCTCTTTAGTATGGGACAAGGTTGAAGGCGCCACTCAATATAAAATTTATAAACGTATTGACCGCAGTAGAATTTTCGATCCATACAATCTTCCTCTGCAAGGTGCAGAAGAGGCTTACAGCGAGAGCACGCCTTTGGTTATCGCAACGACAACCGAAACGACCTTTAATGATTTTATGAAAGATGGGCAAGGCGGCCTTAGTATTCATAATGACATGATTACAACGCATCAAAATTTCGGTATTCAGGGCGAGTACTACGTAACCGCACTGGGTGAAGGCAAAGAATCCAATTTCAGTAATGGAGTTGCTACAGCGCCATTGGCATCGCAGTTACCGTCCGAGTTGAAAGAACAACTCTATCTCCATACATTTAGCAGCGTTACCTTGCTTCCTCAGAAAATTACGGTAGAGTACAATGATGGTACACTAGCCCGTGAAACGCTTGTCTATGATACAGCTAATGTGAAAATTTCAGAGTTCAATGAAACCGAAATTCCTTTTCACATCAAAGGAACAGCACTTAAAAGCTACGTACGCGTAGAGAATGTCACTCAGGAGGATCTAGACAAGCTTACACAGCAACGTGTGGCCGATTCCAGCAATGGACTCGTTGAACCCAAAAATGATACTCCTTACGTACCTGCACCTGATGTACCAACGATTATTAATAATCATGAGACACCCGCTGTAGAGGATAGTGCAGACTCTTCAGCAGCAGCAACAACGGAAACCAATGACAGCACGGAAGAAGTTTCTGAAGAACCGGCAAATGAATCTACTGGCGATACTTCAAACGAGACAGTTGCTCCAGATACCAATGCTGAGACAGATACTCAGACAGACTCCCAGCAAAACCTTGTAGATGAGCAAAAGTCTAATACCGAGCAAAATGTTGAACAAGGCAATCAGGAGATCGTGCCGGAGCCTGCTACCGGTGATGATTTCATTAATGCAGATTCTGCACTTGAGGAAGTTTTAGCTAAAAATATGATTGCCGCTCAAGACAAAATCTCACTGAAAGCTTTTCCTGAAGCCCAGAATTTTACCACGCTCTCGGATGTCGTCTTGAAAGTAATGTACCAGAATCCGCTGATTCTTGGGGTTGAAGGCTTCGAATACAACTACGGTACACTTACCCTGTCCATTTATTACGAAGAATCGGCGGCAGATATCCAGAGAAAACAGAGCGAAATCATCACAAAAGCCAAAGAGGTTGTTGCATCCATTATCAAACAAGGCATGAGCGATGATGAGAAGCGTAAAGCGATCTATGATTATCTCAATGACAATGCGACATATGATGATGCCGCACTAGAAAATGCGGAGCAGAACAACTTCAAGCAAGTAGATGCACAGTATAATGACTCATTTACGACGTACGGTATTTTGGTGAAAGGTGTAGGCGTCTGTGCAAGTTATGCTTCCGTATACAAGCTGCTCTCAGACCTGTCCGATTTGGAAAGCATCGTTGTCACTGGAACCTCCAGCGGCGTGCCTCATGCATGGAATAAGGTCAAAATCGGAAACGAATGGTTACATGTCGATGCGACCAATAACCTGACTAACTCGGGAATCCCTTATTTCTTATACAATGCCAATGACGAAACGGCTCTGAGTCAGAAGACGGTAGCGGATAAAGACTATTGGCTGGATTCCGAGCTGGATCAGTTCAAAGGCGAGAGTGACAGCAACGATTATTATGTACAGAACAACCTTGAAGTCGCATCCATTAGCGAATATAAAACCAAGGCAGAGACAGAGTTGAAAAAAGGGGAGACTTCTGTCATCCTACGGTTCGCTTCACCTGTTAATTCAGATGAACTGATGACAGCCGCTGGTGAAGCATTGGCTGCAGTGGATGAATCACTGCTGAATACAGCACAGCTTGCCACCCTTGGCAGCTATGCCATTCTGGAATCTAAGCCAGAACAGAAATAG
- a CDS encoding MerR family transcriptional regulator, which produces MQQQTTYSIGEAAKMIGSTVKTIRYYDEIALLQASQYTEGGHRLYTLQDLWRLELITTLRYLNFGIPDIRKLMSGELGMSQALDLQIEALESQVHTLQSMLSILHQAKQYEADSALGTEQSLGYVSSLVESMNASATRRKQFVSTKLEQSRLLESIPQEWRVTFLHFFDKYIMKDTKLSAKQDVAWQEVQALLSDPVYLADLARLEIPFFTMANHPQVQATTWVKKMEAIHIRAIEALENQWSEDSPAVQSIVWDFVMMYGSSEQSSNPEYFFRNQSRYMLDSVTERILRFNKLCSILNPEWGQLVECIELLQRGMRWRLQQLDRPE; this is translated from the coding sequence ATGCAACAACAGACGACATATTCCATAGGTGAAGCGGCCAAGATGATTGGATCTACGGTCAAAACAATCCGCTATTACGACGAAATTGCACTGCTCCAGGCATCCCAATATACAGAAGGTGGACACCGCCTTTATACACTTCAAGACCTGTGGCGACTAGAATTGATCACAACGCTACGCTATTTGAATTTTGGCATACCCGACATTCGCAAACTCATGTCCGGTGAGCTTGGTATGTCACAAGCACTGGACTTACAGATTGAAGCGTTGGAATCCCAGGTGCATACCCTCCAATCCATGCTCTCCATTCTGCATCAAGCCAAACAATATGAAGCCGATTCCGCACTAGGTACAGAACAATCGCTTGGTTATGTATCCAGTCTGGTCGAATCGATGAACGCCAGTGCAACTAGACGAAAACAATTTGTCTCCACCAAGTTAGAGCAGTCTCGCTTACTGGAAAGTATTCCACAAGAGTGGAGAGTCACATTTCTTCACTTTTTCGATAAATACATCATGAAAGACACAAAGCTGTCCGCCAAACAAGACGTCGCCTGGCAAGAAGTACAAGCCTTACTCAGTGATCCTGTCTATCTCGCTGATCTGGCTCGTTTGGAGATCCCTTTCTTCACGATGGCTAACCATCCACAGGTTCAGGCTACGACTTGGGTTAAGAAAATGGAAGCAATCCATATTCGAGCTATCGAGGCACTGGAAAACCAATGGTCGGAAGACAGCCCGGCAGTACAATCCATCGTTTGGGATTTCGTGATGATGTACGGCAGTAGCGAACAGTCCAGTAATCCAGAGTATTTTTTTCGTAATCAATCCCGATACATGCTCGATTCCGTCACAGAACGCATTCTTCGGTTTAACAAACTATGCTCCATCCTGAATCCTGAATGGGGTCAGTTGGTGGAATGCATTGAACTCTTACAGAGAGGAATGCGCTGGAGACTGCAGCAGTTAGATCGTCCAGAGTAG
- a CDS encoding acetylhydrolase, which yields MRWLEWIYIIFNVVMLVGLVVKPGKSRPMVWGGFAISAVLLLLHGWMEGLRWPMIPGYAMTFLPILLLIATRGKQRSTESRSRLRVAATSLFVLVYAAFTIGLPLLFPIFTFAEPAGSYGIGTVSYDWTDETREELFTTQTGDHRELMVQVWYPTNKDVKGAPAPYVSDSAVYSTAFNELLKLPKALFSSLGDVKTHAIQDAELSDVEAKYPILVFSHGLHGYEKQNTFQVEQLVSQGYIVVGINHTYSSLVSIFQDGRVAQFESEGKEGFDQLQFDYMDKLNETWVKDAQFVLDQVEQLAADDPEGRFTGHMDLEHIGMFGHSFGGATTVQILMDDPRVQAGINMDGVLFGEKRIPAQGVGKPFLMMNADETLAGTSVMDDDAIAALGATRAEAEKYYEEVYARYEPVTAGGNYWMTLNNTTHLSFSDLYLISPILEWSQGVDARGTQELVNEATLDFFNHVLKGEPLKLLNGEAGDHPTYSLQKG from the coding sequence ATGAGATGGTTAGAGTGGATCTACATCATTTTCAACGTAGTCATGTTGGTTGGGCTGGTGGTTAAACCAGGCAAATCTCGCCCGATGGTATGGGGTGGATTCGCAATATCAGCGGTATTACTGTTGTTACATGGTTGGATGGAGGGGCTGCGGTGGCCGATGATTCCAGGGTACGCTATGACGTTTCTCCCCATATTACTGCTGATTGCTACAAGAGGAAAGCAACGTTCCACAGAATCGCGGAGTCGTCTGCGGGTCGCTGCAACGTCGCTATTCGTGTTGGTGTATGCTGCGTTTACCATAGGGCTACCGCTATTATTTCCGATATTTACTTTTGCAGAACCGGCAGGTTCATACGGAATTGGTACGGTTTCTTATGATTGGACGGATGAAACGCGTGAAGAGTTGTTTACAACACAAACTGGAGATCATCGCGAACTGATGGTACAGGTATGGTATCCAACGAATAAAGATGTGAAGGGAGCACCAGCACCTTATGTCTCTGATTCGGCAGTGTATAGCACCGCCTTCAATGAATTGCTGAAACTGCCCAAAGCGCTTTTCTCCAGCCTAGGTGATGTTAAGACTCATGCAATCCAAGATGCAGAGCTGTCGGATGTAGAGGCCAAGTATCCTATACTTGTTTTTTCCCATGGTCTGCATGGATATGAGAAACAAAATACTTTCCAGGTCGAGCAGTTGGTGAGTCAGGGATATATTGTAGTCGGCATTAATCACACGTATAGCAGCTTGGTCTCCATCTTCCAAGATGGGCGTGTGGCTCAGTTTGAATCTGAGGGAAAGGAAGGCTTTGATCAACTGCAATTTGATTACATGGACAAGCTTAACGAGACTTGGGTGAAGGATGCCCAATTTGTACTGGATCAGGTCGAGCAATTGGCAGCGGATGACCCGGAAGGGCGCTTTACAGGTCATATGGATCTGGAACATATCGGCATGTTCGGTCATTCCTTTGGCGGGGCAACAACAGTGCAGATATTGATGGATGATCCTCGTGTCCAAGCAGGCATCAACATGGACGGCGTATTATTCGGAGAGAAGCGTATCCCGGCTCAAGGCGTGGGCAAGCCGTTTCTTATGATGAATGCTGATGAGACATTGGCTGGAACAAGTGTGATGGATGACGATGCCATTGCCGCTCTAGGTGCAACACGTGCAGAGGCTGAGAAGTATTATGAAGAGGTATATGCAAGGTACGAGCCTGTCACTGCAGGCGGGAACTACTGGATGACACTGAACAATACGACACATCTCAGTTTCTCGGATCTGTATCTCATATCCCCAATTCTGGAATGGTCTCAGGGTGTAGATGCTAGAGGAACACAGGAACTCGTGAACGAGGCAACGCTTGATTTCTTCAATCATGTGTTAAAAGGCGAACCATTGAAGCTCTTGAATGGCGAAGCTGGAGATCACCCGACATATTCATTGCAAAAAGGATGA
- a CDS encoding isochorismatase family protein, translating into MNKALIVLDVQQGIVRLRDVSEPVAKIQSVIAEFEERDWPIVYMKHVDYKQEGSSLYYKEHANLEIVLDTKQHPVLEKSKPSAFSNPELKTWMLERHIEHVCIVGFNTEYCCLFTAITAEHEGFQVTLIEDATGTVNTEETYEMKGLDIQDFVGSILNWSGCIEVLYVDEFKEMYT; encoded by the coding sequence ATGAATAAGGCCTTAATCGTACTGGATGTACAGCAGGGGATTGTACGTTTGCGTGACGTATCAGAACCAGTTGCCAAGATTCAGTCTGTCATTGCTGAGTTTGAGGAACGGGACTGGCCGATTGTATATATGAAGCATGTAGATTACAAGCAAGAGGGCTCGTCTTTGTATTATAAGGAGCATGCCAATCTAGAGATTGTGCTCGATACGAAGCAGCACCCTGTGCTGGAGAAGAGCAAGCCGAGTGCGTTCAGCAATCCGGAGTTAAAGACATGGATGTTGGAACGGCACATCGAGCATGTATGTATTGTAGGGTTCAATACGGAATACTGTTGTCTGTTCACAGCAATTACGGCAGAGCATGAAGGTTTCCAGGTGACCTTGATCGAGGATGCGACAGGCACTGTCAACACCGAGGAGACGTATGAGATGAAGGGATTAGACATACAGGACTTTGTCGGCTCGATTCTCAATTGGTCTGGGTGTATTGAAGTGTTATATGTGGATGAGTTCAAGGAAATGTACACCTAA
- a CDS encoding GNAT family N-acetyltransferase: MYAIECTHRHIEELTLNHWQPLSTSLYDGWVLRFAKGYTKRANSVQAIYPSTLDVHEKITACEQLYTSNQLSTIFKITPFVQPEELDQLLQDKGYVVIDRTIVQLRNLEELKAPEHLEVHIDEQLTDEWLNHFCRLNAVNEEFRETMTQMLFNVRAKTGFITLSVDGVVAACGLGVVEQGVIGLHDIITEPTYRNRGLAEQMILHLLHWGKNHGAVSSYLQVVENNAPARRLYAKLGYTDAYSYWYRIKQYTQ; the protein is encoded by the coding sequence ATGTATGCAATAGAGTGTACGCATCGGCATATTGAAGAATTAACGCTCAACCACTGGCAGCCTTTATCAACCTCACTGTATGACGGATGGGTGCTGCGTTTTGCCAAAGGATATACGAAGCGAGCCAACTCGGTTCAAGCGATCTACCCTTCTACCCTGGATGTACATGAGAAAATCACAGCCTGTGAGCAACTCTATACGTCCAACCAGCTAAGTACCATTTTCAAAATCACACCATTTGTTCAGCCAGAAGAATTAGATCAGCTCTTGCAGGATAAAGGTTATGTCGTCATTGATCGGACGATCGTACAGCTTCGAAATCTGGAGGAACTAAAAGCTCCTGAGCATCTGGAGGTACATATCGACGAGCAGCTAACTGACGAATGGTTGAACCATTTCTGTCGTTTGAATGCGGTCAACGAGGAATTCAGGGAAACGATGACACAGATGCTCTTCAACGTGCGCGCAAAGACAGGTTTCATCACCCTATCTGTTGATGGCGTTGTGGCGGCCTGCGGGCTTGGTGTGGTTGAGCAGGGAGTAATCGGACTGCATGACATTATTACAGAACCAACGTACCGTAATCGCGGCCTGGCGGAGCAGATGATTCTGCATCTGTTGCACTGGGGTAAAAATCATGGCGCAGTGTCAAGCTATCTGCAAGTCGTTGAAAACAATGCCCCCGCACGGCGGCTATATGCCAAGTTGGGGTATACCGATGCCTATTCGTATTGGTATCGGATTAAGCAATACACACAGTAA
- a CDS encoding iron chaperone has translation MPTYAQHGNLVHFAAYQNHIGFYPAPSGITAFQEELSIFKSAKGSVQFPHNQPLPEALIRRIVEFRVKENVEKAATKKQKK, from the coding sequence ATGCCCACGTATGCGCAGCATGGGAATTTGGTTCATTTTGCTGCATACCAGAATCATATTGGATTCTACCCAGCTCCTAGTGGGATCACAGCATTTCAAGAGGAACTCTCCATATTCAAAAGTGCGAAGGGATCGGTTCAGTTCCCGCACAATCAGCCTTTACCCGAAGCGTTGATTCGACGAATTGTTGAATTCCGGGTGAAAGAGAACGTGGAGAAAGCAGCAACGAAGAAGCAGAAGAAGTAA
- a CDS encoding amino acid permease: MESKQLSRGLKPRHVELIALGGTIGVGLFMGSASTIKWAGPSVLLAYLLAGIVIFFVMRIMGEMLIQEPVTGSFATFAHKYIGPLAGFLTAWSYWFLWVTVGMAEVTAIGIYVGYWYPDIPQWIPALAGVLIIAAANLAAVKFYGEFEFWFAMIKVTAIVAMIVIGTGLIFFGWGNGGQAIGLSNLFSHGGFFPGGLKGFLFALCIVTAAYQGVEMVGITAGEAENPKYTLRKAIKNIVWRILIFYVGAIFVIVTLYPWNEVGETGSPFVLTFAKVGIVAAAGIINFVVLTAAMSGCNSGIYSAGRMLYTLAENGQAPAFFKKLSKGGVPRNSIIVTISLLLIGVILNYLMPDSKLFLYIYSASVLPGMVPWFALAFSQFRFRKRWGNEMAEHNFKSKWFPISNYIIIVYLVLVIIGMCFNPDTRVPLLVGATFMAIVVIGYFLFGIGKKQRIEQDPTRHE; the protein is encoded by the coding sequence TTGGAATCGAAGCAACTATCTAGAGGGCTGAAGCCTAGGCACGTTGAGCTGATTGCACTCGGCGGCACGATTGGCGTAGGTTTGTTTATGGGTTCGGCAAGTACGATTAAATGGGCTGGCCCTTCCGTATTGCTTGCCTATCTGCTGGCTGGGATCGTGATCTTTTTTGTCATGCGCATTATGGGAGAAATGTTGATTCAGGAACCAGTAACAGGCTCCTTCGCTACATTTGCCCACAAATATATTGGTCCACTTGCTGGCTTTCTCACCGCCTGGAGTTATTGGTTCCTCTGGGTAACGGTCGGCATGGCCGAGGTTACGGCGATTGGTATTTACGTGGGGTATTGGTACCCAGATATTCCGCAGTGGATTCCTGCGCTTGCTGGGGTGCTGATTATTGCTGCTGCGAATCTCGCTGCGGTGAAGTTCTATGGTGAATTCGAGTTCTGGTTTGCCATGATCAAGGTAACCGCCATTGTTGCAATGATCGTGATTGGTACAGGGCTGATTTTCTTCGGCTGGGGCAACGGCGGACAAGCGATTGGTCTATCGAACCTGTTCAGCCATGGTGGATTCTTCCCAGGTGGGCTAAAAGGATTCCTTTTTGCGCTATGTATCGTCACAGCGGCATACCAGGGCGTTGAGATGGTTGGTATCACAGCGGGAGAAGCGGAGAATCCCAAGTATACGTTGCGCAAAGCGATCAAAAACATCGTTTGGCGTATCCTTATCTTTTATGTAGGCGCGATCTTCGTTATTGTGACCCTGTATCCATGGAATGAGGTTGGAGAGACAGGAAGCCCGTTCGTGTTGACGTTTGCTAAGGTAGGCATTGTGGCTGCAGCAGGGATCATCAACTTCGTTGTACTTACGGCTGCGATGTCAGGCTGTAATAGCGGTATTTATAGTGCGGGGCGCATGCTGTATACCCTTGCGGAGAATGGACAGGCGCCAGCCTTTTTCAAAAAGTTATCCAAGGGCGGGGTTCCCCGCAACAGTATTATCGTTACGATTTCCTTGTTGCTTATTGGCGTAATTCTGAACTATCTAATGCCAGATTCGAAGCTGTTCCTATACATCTACAGTGCGAGTGTGCTGCCAGGGATGGTTCCATGGTTTGCACTGGCATTCAGCCAATTCAGGTTCCGTAAGCGCTGGGGCAATGAGATGGCTGAACATAACTTTAAATCCAAATGGTTCCCGATCAGTAACTACATCATCATTGTATATCTGGTGCTTGTTATTATTGGGATGTGTTTCAACCCAGATACAAGAGTACCGTTGCTGGTGGGTGCGACCTTTATGGCGATTGTAGTCATCGGTTATTTCCTATTCGGAATCGGGAAAAAGCAGCGGATTGAGCAGGATCCAACTCGACATGAATAA